DNA from Athene noctua chromosome Z, bAthNoc1.hap1.1, whole genome shotgun sequence:
TGCAGAAGATCATATTGGGCAGTAGGGAGACCGGAGGCTTACGCTGCTTTACACCAACAGTAATAGTCATCTTACGGCAGAAAATGCCCTCAGCATTTGCTCTCTGGCTCACAGAGAGTTTCGTTAACGTACCCATCTAGATATGTACTACACATTTCCCATCTTCAGTCAGAGGTGTCTTGTCTCCCCCACATGTACAGCCTAGAAGCCGTAGGACCTTCCCTGCAGCTTCTTGAGCACGTGAAGCAGCGTTTGAGGCAACCTGTGTGGATCAATGCAGACATCCTACCGGGACCTAATGGAAGGAGTTCTGTAGTGGATGCAAAAGGGTTCCTCGACACTGTCACTTCATTCTTTCCAAAAGTAACCTTATCACTGGGATGGACAACTGGCTGGCACCCTGACAAACACAATAAAGGTAAAGATGGAAAATTTAATGCTTACACTGCATAGTCTGTTTTACCTGATCGGTTTGAAAGTAATAGTGAATGtaagaagaattattttgtttattggtATAGATTCCAGTGTTTTATAACAATTAATTCAGTGTTTGGGCTGCAGCAGAACTGTATAaaaaactggtatttttgttgttaaacaatattttgttctttatttacaCATATTGAGGAATTTCTGGGGACAGATTGCTTACACCCTGTTCCCGATAGTCTGCTCCCTGAATCCTAGGAGGATTGGTTGGGTAACTGGAATTCTGGCATGTTTCCTTGTAGAAAAATAGATCAGCTGGAAATTTAAAACCCCATCATTGTGCTTTTGCAGTAGATAACTAAAATCAAATTGTAGGCCAACATTGTTTTTAACATATTTCTGTTGAATAATTGAATTTTTGCAGTAAATTTTCCAATTTATTGATGTTAGTAGCTTTTTTAAATCTCAGGTTTAAGAGTCTAATTGAAGTTTCTTATGGTTAATCCCTAACTTGAATTTAGATGATGAACGTGTAACCTTTATCCTAGGGTGCTTTTCACAGGCTTCCTCCCATAATTCTCATAGCTGCTTTCTTAGCGTGTTTTACTCCCATGCACATACATTTGTGTGCAGTAGTGTAGTCCCCACCAATATTCTCTGTGACTACAAGGGCAAAATTACACACCTTTCCAAATAGCTCATTGTTCATCAGCAAGATTTAATATTGTGTTATGAGGATTTTGATGTATGTTACACAGTAATTTTATTAAACTATATAGGACTTTGTCCAAAGTATTTTCAGTGCAGTAAGAAGTTGCTGGAAAGAATGTACTGGATGTACTGTACTGAGTaatcttttttaataaatgtaactTTTATCTCCATTCTACATTTCAGTTTATGGTGATGCTAATTAAGCGTGTGTAAGACATGAGAAAAGCAGCTTATTTGTCTGATTTCAACTACAAGTTGCTGTTTGCccaacaaaatctgtttttttagGATTTGGTGCTTTTAAATCTTTTCAGTCACCACATTGCATATGagtacttgagaaaaaaaattaactgttatTGAAGTTAAGATTTTCATAGCCtgtagaaataagaaaatattaaataccaTTTGAACTAGCTCCAGTGCTTGTAAAAATCTCAACAGCAGGCACATGAAGCATTTTAGATTGCttgaatttaacatttttaaattataaaacattttacataCTTCATTTCTTTATAATTTAAAGTCTTCTCCTGCATTCATTCAggttttttctaaatttttcaaaatgtttctggtttttaagGGTCACTGTCAAGTTAAAACTAGTCCATGTTGAAGTCAATGGCAATATTAGTTTTTAGAGAGAGAGCAAAGATACAATTTCCGGGACATTAGAAAATACCACATTCTATAGCTTTATGTAAAATAATACTGCaattaatagaaataaatattttcagtgtaagtttatttttctgtattggtATTGCTTTTCTGGGACAATGACATTTTTTGtttataattatttcattttagagaTATTTTCACAAAACCCATGTTTGCTCTTGTATTACCTTGCAACCTGGCCATTCTAGAATTTATTGTGTCTTTATAGAGGTTGTATTTGTGAAGAATTCTTTTTAATCAAATGGTGTTTATTGTAGGATATGATTGGATGATGGTGAAAGAAATGGCTCAGATATGCAGTGCACTTCCCCAGTGTGTAACCTTCCCTGTAAGAGCAGCATTAGTTCGACAGTCAATATCTGAGCTCTGCTGGTTAATGCAGCAGTCAGATAGGTAAGTTTGAGGGCCTGTATTTTTAGCTGTCTTTATTACAAAGACACATACCTGTTTATATTAAGTATAGCACAGTTATGTGTACATACTTATTCCttacattgaaaatattttttcttctagattaattccttcagttcttACATTGTGTTGTCATACAGAAGTGTTCACTATTCatttctttgaaataataaaattccaAAAGTCTCTTCTAAAATTGCTTAATATATCTAGTGAATCTTGTGTAGGTTTTTAATCCAGTTACATTATAAACATTTCAAGAAGAATGTAGTTAAATAAACCAAGTAGTTGGTTGTTGCAATTTGGAATtaagtatttacattttatagATACTTTTTATTGGAttcaatatttgtattttttgtaaTAATGTGCCATAAAAACATTAAAGGTGATTTTTAGATTGAAAACTAATGAATGTTCTACGAAGCTGATTTTGCTTAAGTACTTGAAATACATTCAGTGGTTTCCAAACACTGACTTAATATTTCCTTCTAAGTATAGTTCTTAGAAACCCGTAACAATCTCAtagaaaaaatttatttatatgtaataGAGTGAGACTGAAACTTGCTTTGTACATACTGTCTTTTACTCATCTTTTTCACCTACTCTGTCTATTTACACTTCAATAAAGTTGTTCCTTAAGCACCAACCAAGGTCAAAACccaagacagaaaaattaagacagtGACTTGTATGGAAAATTTCTAAGTAATTAGAGACAACAGGGTGGaaaaaataaagggttttttttctcatttatagtGATGAATTGAGAGAGAAATtagaattaaatatttgaaactgggaaagtaatttcaaaacattCCTATGTTAAGACATTGTGAACTGTGCCATCCTCAAAAAAGTCCTCATTGGATGCAAGCATTATTCCCACTTAAATACTGGGATTTTCTCCTTTACCTTAGCATAAAAATCCTGATTTTCCTTAGTGGCTTGGTTAGAAGACAGAAATTCCTGAGCCAATTTTGCTGACATACGACTAAATTCTGATTTACCTGTATTTTAGATTAATATAGTTTCAATAAACAAAAGGTAAAAACTAGGTATTTGTCATGTGGAGATTGTGGAGGGTAATGTTTTTAACTTTAAATGATACTTCAgagttcttcaggtttttttaagagttatAATGAAGTTGTGCaattaatgagaaaaatgtttgtgATAAAGTACAGAAAATACATTCAGTTAATCAGATGGCATTGCTGCACATCACATACGTGACAAAACAGAGAATATGAAAATTACCTATAACTGAGATTGCCTCGTTATTTTCTGTTGTAATACTCTGCTTGTAACTGTTTATTACTTTGTCAGACTTTAAATGCTCAGCCTGGTAAATGTCTTTGCTAGATGTCTAcctaagatttttttattttattccttgctAGCTTTGGCAGAACAGTTCATAGAATGGGCCAGGCTACAGATAAGTTGTTCTGGGTGGTGTAGGATTGTCCATGTTAAAAA
Protein-coding regions in this window:
- the FAM151B gene encoding protein FAM151B isoform X2; translated protein: MIEADVLLRGGKGGNGEPIMAHPPETDSDNTLQEWLKEIVSTNKGIKLDFKSLEAVGPSLQLLEHVKQRLRQPVWINADILPGPNGRSSVVDAKGFLDTVTSFFPKVTLSLGWTTGWHPDKHNKGYDWMMVKEMAQICSALPQCVTFPVRAALVRQSISELCWLMQQSDRYSLTVWTGKEDVYSVEDLLYIRENFDKSRVYYDILEPQNSEFKKAIGVE